A window from Streptomyces sp. NBC_00271 encodes these proteins:
- a CDS encoding Zn-ribbon domain-containing OB-fold protein — MVYPSGIALHPGVGPATDILGSDSAPNGTSSSDALLFQRCRWCGTAMYHRLLCPVCAGSDLRTETSAGAGVVRHSTIVHRNTPAARNVSLIEMAEGFTVRGRVMGAPADVHSGDRVQLSTAQDPVRSQPVFQLIDGPYRGWS; from the coding sequence ATCGTGTACCCCTCAGGAATCGCCCTTCATCCGGGCGTCGGACCCGCGACGGACATACTCGGCAGCGACTCCGCGCCGAACGGGACGTCGAGCTCGGACGCTCTCCTCTTCCAGCGGTGCCGCTGGTGCGGAACGGCGATGTACCACCGCCTCCTCTGCCCGGTCTGCGCGGGCAGCGACCTGCGGACGGAGACGAGCGCGGGAGCCGGCGTCGTGCGCCACTCCACCATCGTCCACCGCAACACCCCGGCGGCTCGGAACGTCTCCCTCATCGAGATGGCGGAGGGGTTCACCGTGCGCGGCCGGGTGATGGGCGCGCCCGCCGACGTCCACAGCGGTGACCGGGTCCAACTCTCCACCGCTCAGGACCCGGTGCGCAGTCAGCCGGTGTTCCAGCTCATCGACGGTCCCTATCGCGGCTGGAGTTGA
- a CDS encoding pectate lyase: MTSSARPRARRRALTGSLAAVGLSAVMIMAVGGLSPASAATWPTANGSQAVSATLSVSGTKDYGMKRLYGTGDLGSGSQDEDQGPILELAAGTVLKNVIIGAPAADGIHCLGSCTLQNVWWEDVGEDAATFLGSSSSNVYTVSGGGAKEASDKVFQFNGAGTLNVSNFAVQTFGTFVRSCGNCKTQYKRAINLNGIEATYKGSKLVGINTNYGDSATLKAIKIVGDSSKKIIPCQKYIGNNTGAEPTANGTGPDGTYCKYATSDITYG, encoded by the coding sequence ATGACCTCATCCGCACGCCCGCGCGCCCGACGGCGCGCTCTCACCGGCTCCCTGGCCGCAGTCGGCCTGTCGGCTGTCATGATCATGGCAGTCGGCGGCCTGTCTCCGGCGAGTGCCGCCACCTGGCCCACCGCGAACGGCAGTCAGGCCGTCTCCGCCACCCTCTCGGTCTCCGGTACCAAGGACTACGGGATGAAGCGGCTCTACGGCACCGGTGACCTGGGCTCCGGCAGTCAGGACGAGGATCAGGGACCGATCCTGGAACTGGCCGCCGGCACCGTTCTGAAGAACGTCATCATCGGCGCCCCCGCCGCGGACGGCATCCACTGCCTGGGCAGCTGCACGCTGCAGAACGTCTGGTGGGAGGACGTCGGCGAGGACGCGGCGACGTTCCTGGGCTCCTCGTCGTCCAACGTCTACACCGTCTCGGGCGGCGGCGCGAAGGAAGCCAGTGACAAGGTGTTCCAGTTCAACGGCGCCGGAACGCTGAACGTCTCGAACTTCGCGGTGCAGACCTTCGGCACGTTCGTCCGCTCGTGCGGCAACTGCAAGACGCAGTACAAGCGCGCGATCAACCTCAACGGGATCGAGGCCACCTACAAGGGAAGCAAGCTCGTCGGCATCAACACCAACTACGGCGACAGCGCGACCCTCAAGGCCATCAAGATCGTCGGGGACTCCAGTAAGAAGATCATCCCCTGCCAGAAGTACATCGGCAACAACACGGGGGCTGAGCCGACCGCGAACGGGACCGGCCCCGACGGCACCTACTGCAAGTACGCGACGTCCGACATCACGTACGGCTGA
- a CDS encoding LAETG motif-containing sortase-dependent surface protein yields the protein MSIARRVTLRCLLGTGAAALALSAATTSAWATGTPGGDGWDSGNSAYKPGQGAGTVTAADRCEFSLDGTNFYDWVRVDDQNLKPTEDGKVHIKVRAAGDAGTCTASLAAYRTHGATFKTSGEQVFHDFDSVKVKPGQTDSLDIAVPDAGCYAQIDLYRGAVKFDGKFDANDGFEHGDLPKGPDRAVIKDKLIMAWNGGKKDCTAQPPSTPETTPPASTPPAATPPAETPGSPTPTTPDEPSTPETTPASPSASHSTTPPAPSPNGGQSTPPGDLAETGGGNTLPIAAGAAALLVAGGAITVVTRRRRSTRTSS from the coding sequence ATGTCCATAGCGAGACGTGTCACCCTTCGCTGCCTGCTGGGGACGGGCGCGGCGGCCCTCGCCCTCTCCGCGGCCACCACCAGCGCCTGGGCCACGGGTACCCCCGGCGGAGACGGCTGGGACAGTGGCAACAGCGCCTACAAGCCCGGCCAGGGCGCCGGCACGGTGACCGCGGCGGATCGCTGCGAGTTCTCCCTGGACGGGACGAACTTCTACGACTGGGTCCGCGTCGACGACCAGAACCTGAAGCCCACCGAAGACGGCAAGGTGCACATCAAGGTGCGCGCGGCGGGCGACGCCGGGACCTGCACCGCTTCCCTCGCGGCGTACCGCACCCACGGGGCCACCTTCAAGACCTCCGGTGAGCAGGTCTTCCACGACTTCGACAGCGTCAAGGTCAAGCCGGGCCAGACCGACTCCCTCGACATCGCGGTGCCCGACGCCGGCTGCTACGCGCAGATCGACCTCTACCGCGGCGCCGTGAAGTTCGACGGCAAGTTCGACGCCAACGACGGCTTCGAGCACGGCGACCTGCCCAAGGGGCCGGACCGCGCGGTCATCAAGGACAAGCTGATCATGGCGTGGAACGGCGGCAAGAAGGACTGCACGGCGCAGCCGCCGAGCACGCCCGAGACCACGCCTCCGGCCTCGACTCCGCCGGCCGCCACGCCGCCCGCGGAGACCCCCGGCAGCCCGACCCCGACGACGCCCGACGAGCCGTCGACCCCGGAGACGACGCCGGCCTCCCCGTCTGCCTCCCACTCGACCACGCCGCCGGCTCCCTCGCCGAACGGCGGCCAGTCGACGCCGCCCGGCGACCTCGCGGAGACGGGCGGTGGCAACACCCTGCCGATCGCCGCCGGCGCCGCGGCCCTGCTCGTGGCCGGTGGAGCGATCACCGTCGTCACCCGGCGTCGACGCTCGACGCGCACCAGCTCGTGA
- a CDS encoding TetR family transcriptional regulator, with translation MRDALVAAAFQLFLERGYEQTTVDDIVTLAGVGRRSFFRYFPSKEGVVFPDHERCLIDMTAFLGAGTGEEEPVRRVCDAARLVLRMYAENPTFSVQRYRLTKKVPGLRAYELSVVWRYERALAEYLRGRFAGRPDGTLQADVIAAAVVAAHNNALRSWLRSDGQSDPDTAVDHALGYVQTSFGGSPGAGDAPAAEQEDVVVVISRRGAPMWRVVREIESAFGRE, from the coding sequence ATGCGGGACGCGCTGGTCGCGGCGGCCTTCCAGCTGTTCCTGGAGCGCGGGTACGAGCAGACCACGGTCGACGACATCGTCACGCTCGCCGGTGTCGGCCGGCGGTCCTTCTTCCGCTACTTCCCCTCCAAGGAGGGCGTGGTCTTCCCGGACCACGAACGCTGCCTGATCGACATGACGGCGTTCCTGGGCGCCGGCACCGGCGAGGAGGAGCCGGTGCGCAGGGTGTGCGACGCCGCCCGGCTGGTGCTGCGCATGTACGCCGAGAACCCGACCTTCTCCGTGCAGCGCTACCGCCTCACCAAGAAGGTCCCCGGCCTGCGCGCGTACGAGCTGTCGGTCGTCTGGCGCTACGAGCGCGCGCTCGCGGAGTATCTGCGCGGCCGCTTCGCCGGCCGGCCCGACGGCACCCTGCAGGCCGACGTCATCGCCGCGGCGGTGGTCGCCGCGCACAACAACGCCCTGCGCTCCTGGCTGCGTTCGGACGGACAGAGCGATCCCGACACTGCCGTGGACCACGCGCTGGGATACGTACAGACCTCGTTCGGTGGCTCCCCCGGAGCCGGTGACGCGCCGGCCGCGGAGCAGGAGGACGTAGTCGTCGTGATCTCCCGGCGCGGGGCACCGATGTGGCGCGTCGTACGAGAGATCGAGTCCGCGTTCGGCAGGGAGTGA